The Suncus etruscus isolate mSunEtr1 chromosome 7, mSunEtr1.pri.cur, whole genome shotgun sequence genome includes a window with the following:
- the LOC126014416 gene encoding uncharacterized protein LOC126014416: MFLKQGLSLPVSAGTEGTCDSTSQAPYSIQQPLQNPAEVSFQAGYEQDYQDPPRFFFTSQFTNPIGGAHMHGTMESETPTLPMYKCSDTTSNMAQKRSYRSRLQELVAGQSKTPAKVLAPQSQDFQHSNCGNHWSTFMESSKAVGAGEDNSCPQEELPPPPLSQEYPGNPGKRSRRKAGSSQLEQQHLTTSEITSPSAQLPGLSSEEATKVPTSTAPSCLLQDAVEDQVVVFDMATGNTKIGLLCHDPKGSRSVLVGLVPSSSANPSSENEVPDQPKPVPACPTNNHSNFWPVSSMNNCPEVALVHKDSTFNLKEKDNPQPVSPQRPPCSYQHAAVEQPPITNQFYFPSSSPLPGTPLDRKPPQELSVHHEPSLSNVPQTTRENAQVPDLYQERETKKLPDYGGTRRVSPTSEEAEVHLNREKAALNDIHSSKGCRIFWQPGNPAMVQDKPHSLYTLSTPGPGCKVLPVAMVRTDSQGSQLKLTDEDVTHSSMVAHLGLLHGTCYELVSPTAVLPAHTPVLCHQPVSPYQKMTAVVIDTGSGFTKCGLAGEDHVLSVVSSYIQLLQQPVQGQPRFLVPKNQKGSYSVLNRGVVSDWDALEVLWQHLFYCRLGIRPEELAVLVADSPISPRTNREKMAEILFERFQVPAMQTVHQALLALYAYGRTTGLVLGSGHGTSYVTPILTGDLAPMDTYRLDVAGCDLTENLAQLLLAGSQSLPRADLVNQIKEACCYVAMDMAAEQVHTQGQAQMNFVLPDKQVIKVGSERFCVPEALFQPHLIGVNQPGLPQLALLSINQLEAKQQEQLLANVVLEGGTTLLRGFPERIKQELSPGATVLASPHRAFAAWLGGSIMASREAFQSLWLSRREYEEEGPWAIYKYQL; the protein is encoded by the exons ATGTTCTTGAAGCAAGGTTTGTCATTGCCCGTCAGTGCAGGCACTGAGGGGACCTGTGACTCAACTTCCCAGGCCCCTTACTCCATTCAGCAACCACTCCAGAACCCTGCTGAGGTTAGTTTTCAGGCTGGTTATGAGCAGGACTACCAAGATCCCCCGAGATTCTTCTTCACTAGCCAGTTCACAAATCCCATCGGAGGTGCCCATATGCATGGCACCATGGAGAGCGAGACCCCCACCCTTCCTATGTACAAGTGCAGTGATACCACCAGTAACATGGCCCAGAAAAGATCCTATCGCTCCCGGCTCCAGGAGCTTGTTGCAGGACAGAGCAAGACTCCAGCTAAAGTTTTG GCACCACAGTCCCAAGACTTCCAACACAGCAATTGTGGGAACCACTGGTCAACCTTCATGGAGTCTTCCAAAGCAGTTGGAGCTGGCGAGGACAATTCCTGTCCTCAGGAAGagcttcctccacctcctctcaGTCAAG AATACCCTGGCAACCCCGGGAAAAGGAGTAGACGGAAGGCTGGCAGCTCTCAGCTGGAGCAGCAGCACCTCACCACTAGTGAAATCACCTCCCCCAGTGCACAGCTCCCTGGGCTGTCTTCTGAGGAAGCCACGAAGGTCCCCACTTCTACTGCCCCTTCCTGCCTGCTCCAGGATGCTGTGGAAGACCAGGTGGTAGTATTCGACATGGCCACGGGCAACACCAAGATAGGACTGCTGTGCCACGACCCCAAGGGATCACGGTCAGTGCTGGTTGGACTTGTCCCCAGCTCCTCAGCCAATCCTTCCTCTGAAAATGAGGTGCCTGACCAGCCCAAGCCTGTGCCTGCCTGCCCCACTAACAATCACTCTAACTTCTGGCCAGTATCATCCATGAACAACTGCCCAGAGGTGGCCCTGGTCCATAAGGATTCAACATTCAACCTGAAGGAAAAGGATAACCCTCAACCTGTGTCACCCCAGAGG CCCCCTTGTAGTTATCAGCATGCTGCAGTGGAGCAGCCTCCCATCACGAACCAGTTCTACTTTCCAAGTTCATCCCCTCTTCCGGGGACCCCTCTGGACCGGAAGCCTCCCCAGGAACTATCTGTCCACCATGAACCCAGCCTTTCAAATGTACCTCAAACCACCAGGGAGAATGCCCAGGTCCCTGATCTGTACCAGGAAAGGGAGACCAAGAAACTGCCTGACTATGGGGGCACCCGCAGGGTATCCCCAACTTCTGAGGAGGCTGAAGTCCATCTGAACAGAGAAAAGGCAGCTCTCAATGACATCCACAGCTCCAAGGGATGCAGGATTTTCTGGCAACCCGGCAACCCTGCCATGGTGCAGGACAAACCCCATTCCCTGTACACGCTCAGCACTCCTGGCCCCGGCTGCAAGGTGTTGCCCGTGGCCATGGTGCGCACTGACTCCCAGGGTTCCCAGCTCAAGCTGACAGATGAAGATGTCACACACTCCTCCATGGTGGCACACCTCGGTCTGCTCCACGGGACCTGCTACGAGCTGGTGTCTCCCACAGCCGTGTTGCCAGCACACACCCCAGTGCTCTGCCACCAGCCAGTGAGTCCTTACCAGAAAATGACAGCTGTGGTGATAGACACAGGCTCGGGCTTCACCAAATGTGGACTGGCTGGAGAGGACCATGTCCTTAGCGTGGTCTCCTCTTACATCCAGCTGCTACAGCAGCCAGTCCAGGGCCAACCCCGGTTTTTGGTGCCCAAGAACCAAAAGGGCTCCTACTCGGTGCTGAACCGAGGAGTGGTCTCTGACTGGGATGCCCTGGAGGTGTTATGGCAGCACTTGTTCTATTGCCGCCTGGGTATCCGGCCCGAGGAACTGGCCGTGCTCGTGGCTGACTCGCCCATCTCCCCACGCACCAACCGAGAAAAGATGGCCGAGATCCTTTTTGAGCGTTTCCAGGTGCCTGCCATGCAGACAGTACATCAAGCATTGCTGGCGCTCTATGCTTATGGGAGAACCACAGGCTTAGTGCTGGGTAGCGGCCATGGAACTTCCTACGTGACCCCCATCCTCACTGGAGATCTGGCCCCAATGGACACTTACCGCTTAGATGTGGCTGGTTGTGACCTCACTGAAAACCTGGCTCAGCTATTGCTAGCAGGCAGCCAGTCGCtgcccagggcagacctggtCAACCAGATTAAAGAAGCCTGCTGCTATGTAGCCATGGATATGGCCGCTGAGCAGGTCCACACTCAGGGCCAAGCCCAGATGAACTTCGTGCTTCCAGATAAACAGGTCATCAAGGTGGGCTCTGAGCGCTTCTGTGTTCCCGAAGCCCTCTTCCAGCCACATCTGATAGGAGTCAACCAGCCCGGCCTCCCACAACTAGCTCTCCTGAGTATTAACCAGCTAGAGGCCAAGCAACAAGAGCAGCTGCTGGCCAATGTGGTGCTAGAAGGTGGCACCACCCTGCTGAGAGGCTTTCCTGAGCGCATCAAACAGGAGCTGAGCCCCGGTGCCACTGTGCTGGCCTCTCCTCATCGTGCTTTTGCTGCATGGCTTGGAGGTTCCATCATGGCCTCCCGGGAAGCATTCCAGAGCCTCTGGCTCAGCCGTCGTGAGTATGAGGAGGAGGGCCCATGGGCCATCTACAAGTACCAATTGTGA